A stretch of DNA from Gimesia chilikensis:
ACGTGATTTTTAAACCAATAGTTTTCCTTTTCGGAGCCCCGCAATGAAATTCGATTTCAAAATTGTAATTCAGTGCCCCAAATGCAACTGTCCCCACTTCTCTAAAACCGATCCTGGCAACGAGAACTCGGATCGAAGATGTACCTCCTGTGGTACTATCACCAGCTTAACGGAACTTCGGCGAATTGGTCGATCTAGGGCCGTCGATAAAATCAAAAAGTTAATATGAGCAGGTAACTGGTATCACCAGGGTAATTCAGAATGAAAATCACTCCTGAAATTCAGGAAAAGATTAATCGCGTTAGAAAGGCGATTGAGAAGACTCAACTGGCTTTCGCGAGATCTGTCCCCCCTGAAGTCCGGTTACAGTTGAATCAGAATTACGATCGATTCAGAAAACAGCTCTCCGATTCTGATATCCTCCGGATGACGCTGAAAGCGGACGTCATTACCCCCAGGGAGCCGGTTCATTCTTGGGATCTACCTCTCAGGCCGGCAGAACGGGGCGATTCCCGCTGATGTCCGGGTAATGTGAATTACCCGGACACATTTGGGGTCCGGCATGCTTTGAGGATTATGATTGAGGTGATTTAAAGATGGGGATTGATTATCTTGACCTGCTTTTTCGTGCCGAAAAACGGTTTGACATTAAAATCCCACGGGAGAAAGCTCATGAGCTTCTCAATAACGGTAATACATCCGATCCTCCCTCAAACGCTTGGACAGATATTCGGGTTTCTGATTTTGTTGGGTTGATAGAAACTCTGGTGTCAGAACAGAATCCGGAATACAATCTCGAAATATTTGAAAGTGTTAAGCAGGATATAATCGAATGCCTGCATGTTGAGGAGAGTGAGGTCACACTTGATGCATGGCTGTATCGCGACCTTGGGATGGAGTAGGATCGTGATTCGATTGGCGAATTAAATGTCCGGGTAATAAGAGTTAAGGCACCTCCTTGTTAAAAGATTATGATGATGAATGATGGAAAAGAAAAAGTTGTTCCTAATCGAAGGAACTTCAAAAGCTTTGTATGGATAGCATTTTCGTTTGTTTTGATTTGCGTTGCAGTAATAGTGTATGGATCTATTAGCCTCCCCAACATCCAAACATCACAAACAAATTTAATGATCGTTAATAAGACAAACAGACTTATTAAGAATTGCGTGATCCATAACGAAAATGGTACTGAAATAATCAAAACATCTATTTCACCCAGTAGTACTTTTTTCGGATTTATTGGTGATGATGTGAAGTCCTTGAATTTGTTTATACATGTGACTTTTGCAAATGGAACTTCTATTTCAGCAGAAGACGTTGTTCGTGGCGTCGATGGTCATACGCACCGGTTTGACTCAATTATAGTTGAAGTTAAGAATACACATATTTCATCAAAATCAAAAATAACTCAAAAAGGTGCCAACTTTTACCCGGACGTTTTTCATTAATGGATGGCCCCTATTTCGCGATATCTTTTCATTTAAGGCCTACCGGACGTTTCCAGCCAGCGACGCGATACAGGGCCTCATACGGGCGAATCTGCCAAAATCGGTGATTTCAGCGATTATCTGAGGGTTTCACCTGGGGAGGCTCCGGAATCTGGATCTGTTTGCAGATTTCTTGAATCCTGGGAGCCAGTATCTCTCTCACCAGGCCGCGGAGTGATTTTCCCTGGCGAGCTGCGTAAATGCTTAGTGGACGCCACTCTTCGATCGTCTTCAGGTCGACCGTTACCCGCTTTGTCTTTCTGATCATCTATTGCCCTTGACTTTTGATCGTGAGTCAACGCGAAATTATACCTGCGAGGATGAGCCGAGACCAATGAGGGATCAGAAAGTTTCGGTGAAATCAAGAGCGGATGAGCATGGAAGCGAGTCCGCTTTATATCATTTCTATCCCAGGCAAGGAAGCCGGATCAATGCTGGATAAACTCCCCCTCAACGGTAAGAAGACTTATGTTGTCGCTGCCCTTACCGTCGTCTATGCCGTCTGCGGAATTCTCCTGGGCGAGATGCCCTGGCTCTGCTCCTTCTAAATGATGATTTCTACTTAGTATTCTGGAATACATGGATCTTTCTTGGTACGATCAGGCCTGGTAGACAATCGAGCACTCCCTTCTCTGCCAAAACTTCAACATTTTCAAGTGAGCAACATTTCCGGAGTATTTAAAATGAGGAAATCTGGGCAGGCTGCCGTGCAACCGGATGGGGACACTGGTAAAACAAAACGCTCACCTAAAGAACGAGCTATTGTGTGGGGACTAATTGCTGCCGCATTGGTTGTGATTCTGATTGAATGGAATGCACGATCAGGCTACAGCAAATCATTAGCCGCGCTGCAGAAACGGATTGAACTTTCCGACCAGCCGAACGGCGAACCTTTTCGGCTCGACGAAGCCAAATCAATGGTCACAGGATTTCCGCTGGGAACAGAAGAGCTGACAGATCGGGGGAAACGGCTGCAGTATCACTGGTTCAGCCTGTTTCGCAATTATGACCTCCAGTTAACAACTGACGACGAGGATATCATCCTCGCATTGAAAACAGAAGCCGATCCTTCGGGAGAAGCCCCGCCTCAGCTCGCTGCACCACAGAATCAGGCGCAGCCAAACACACCGACGATCGCAGCGCATCAGTTGTCACTACCTGACAAAGGACTGGATCGGGAACTCAAAGATGAGGTCGTGCTGTCCACAGATCAGCTCGATTCACAGGTCGATGAGTTACAGGGAATTCTCACCAGGGAAATCGTACGACAGGCGCTGCTGATTGGAGGGCGGGATGGACTCGGACGAAAAACCCGCGACACCTCACTGCGAGGTGATGTCAAGCTGATAGAAAATCCGGAGCGGTTCCCCATCCAACTGATTACACATATTAATCGCAACCGCGAAGTCTCGATCGATTTGATTTTGCCGTACAAAACCGAACTGCCTTACCGCTGGAATTCAGAACCGTTCATACTCCCGGAAGAGAATGCCTTTGAGGCATTGGTGGAACAGTCGGAGGCACTCTCGCGGGACGGCTTTGTTGATGCCCTCAAAGAAGCAGGTTTTTCAGGTAAAGCTGCCGACTGGAAAGCAGAGTCTGAAATTCCTGAAAAGACATTGAAGCAGATCAAAGAGTGGAGTTTTATCTCCCAGTACACCATCGCCCAGGACATGCACGCCGCAATCGCAACCGAGGGTGAATCTCCCGAACGCCTGGCGATGCTGGCCCGCGCTTACGCCAACCTGGGCAGTCTGACGGAGCGGTTCCAGAGTCCGGCGCATAAAGTTTTCAAGGCACGGGCCCTGTTGTATGCAGAACGACTGACAGATCGCTGTGAGGATTCTCCCTGGTCCCTGGCACATCGCGCTTACGTCCGAACGTTTGTCGGCCGGCATCAGAGTGCCATCGCCGATTTGAAAACACTTGAATCTACGGAGAAGAACAAAGATACAAAACGCCCATTACCAGACTGGCTGGAACTGATCGAGGCCTACTGTCTGTATCAACCAGAAGTGCTGAAGAAAGCAACGCGTGACGAAAACCTGCAATACATGGCGATCTACTTAAGGGCTCTGCAGACGGACCCGGTTCTGGACGGACAAGCTGCGGGAACTCGTACCGAAGAACTGCTGGCAGTTGAACCGGCCTGCATCCGGGCCCTGGATTATCTGAATGATCTTGAGTCATTCCAGCACCTCAGTGAACTTACAGAAGTGCGACAAAAGCAGATCTGGGAGCAGCTCTATAAAAAACTACAGGCAGGGAATCTTCCAGCAGAGATTAAAGAACCACTCGACGACCACATGGCGTTTCTCTTCAAAGTAAAAACGAAACTCCCCTTCCGTAACCAGATTACGAGGCAGCTGCAAAACACCATTACCCATGATCAGGAGCCTTCTATAAATGCTCTGGGGCAACTTTTACAGGAAGTCTCATATCTGCAAGCCTGTCGGCGGCTGTATTTTCTGACCGAATTTCTCAGCAGGAGTGCCGACGATGATATCGCTGAAGTCCAGTCCCTGCTCGCCGGACATCCTTATGCCCCCTACATCAAGATTTATTCCTCCGTTCCTGCTGAAGTTCAGGAGACCTACCGAAAGCTGCTCGCTAATTACGATCCCACAGAACTGGAATTGTCTTCAGCAAAACTGATCACTGGCAGCTACGGCTACCTGAAGTACGAGGACTACGACAAAATCAAGGCCGCCGCTGTCGCTAACCAGGACCACATCTTTCAGGATCAGCTTCAATACCAGCGATTTCTGGTCAAACAGAAGATGTACAGCAGAAACCTGCTGGGTGATATCGCCCGATTGATGCTGGAAATCAGCCCGCATCAGCCTCAGACGGTCTCACTAAACATCGACGCCAACAAGGGGTATGCGGACCAGCATCATACTGAGATCGTGGAGAAATACGGCGACAATCCTGAGATACTGTCCGCGATGGGGAAACGGCACCTGCGGGAATTGAACGATGAGAAAGCAGAAGAGATCCTGTTCCGCCGACTGGAATTCACTAAGGATTTTCAGACCTACAACTCGCTGGCGGAACTTTACATGCGCAGGGGCGAGATGGAGAAGTGGCTGGACATCATGAAAAAGTCGTTGCGGGTTCCTACCACTGGCCTGGAGAACGCAGAGATTCGCAGTAAGATCGCCTACTATTATATGGGCGAGGGTAAATGGAAAGAGGCTGAACCGTATGCGATGGATGCAGCCAAAACCTATTCCGCCTGGGGGCTGATCTGTGGCGCCCACTATCTGGAAGGAGTCGGCCAACTGGATGCAGCCGAAGAGTTAATGGAAAACTGCTCCAAGCGTTATGAAGCGAATGCCGCCGGCTGGTACTTCTGGTGTATTCGCACCAACCATGGAGACCAGAAAACAGCCCGGCTGCTGGCCGAACGGATGATTCTCGAGCATCCCTATCCTGATCATTATACCCGTACTCTAGAAATCGCCGTCATACATTTGATGCAGGGTTCGAAGAAGGAAGCCTACGAAAACTTTTTAACCGCTTATCAGAAACATCATGACGGCTACTGTGGCCTGCATGCGGCTTTGCTAGCAGATGAGCTGGAACTGACCTATGAGCGCGACGAACTGCTTAAAGGGATCGCCGGTTTGTGGAACCGGGATTATGCTTCTGCCGAACTGGCCAATTACTTTCAGCGGATGCTCCAAGAAAAAGATCCCATCAAGTGGGACCCGGACTGGTTTCAGTCATTGATGGTACACCAGCCGGTGGGCACTCCCACGAATTTCTACTTCTTCGCTGGAAAATTCCTGAAGCTTCGCGGACAGGATGAGCTGGCAGAGACATACCTCCAACTGGCTGCCGCGTCACCTGACACCAGCAAGTATAACTGTGCCCTGGCCAGCCAGTATCTACGGGCTCTGGATAAGAAAATTGAACCACGGCGCATCAAGGAATTAACCGCTGATTTCAATGATGTTAAACAGCAAGCGGGCCACGCAGCATACCTCGTACAACGAGGCAAACGGGAAGAAGCAATTCAGGCTTACGACGACATTCTGAAATCTCACCCGGAACTGACAGGCGTGCTGATCAGCCGAGCCCAGGAATTTGAGCGTCTGGGAAGATACGAGTCTGCGATCGCAGACTATCAGCGGGTTATCGAACTCGATCCGGAAAACTGGATCCCGCATAAATGTCTTGCCATGGCGTACGGAGCGAGCGAAGATGAAAAAATTCGTGATTCGGCACTTTCGCTACAGCACGCTCAGCGCGCATATGACCTGCTACCGACCCGGTACTGGGTGATTTACGGTGCGTTGGCGGTCGCTTATGCCGCCCAGGGAGAGTTTGACAAAGCGATTGAATTCCAGAAGGAAACACTGGAGCGCGCCCCCACCATGGAGAAAAATGCTGTCAACCGGAGATTGCGACAGTTCAACGAAGGCAAGCCGTATATACGATCTGTGGCAGATTGATCGGGTTTACGTCGAGCAATTATCGCTGATTGTTCTTCTCACTTTTCCGGCGTATTTTCTCTGCTTCATATTGTGCTCAGTCAATGAGTCATTCTCTCGGATTTCCTGATTTAGAATTATCAGAACACGTCTAGAAGCATTAGTTGTTTATGGTGAAGGTGAATTGTGAAACGATGATAAATTTAATAAAACCGGCCTTGATGTCGGCATCTACTGGTGTACGGTTACATGGGTGACGGATTGCCCGTTTATCCTGGATGGCTTTGAAATCGGGACTTGACCTTGAGATGCTGTCCTCTATGATTTCCCTGTTAGTGGGAATTCCCACCTGATTGCATCACGAGTGGCGTTGAGGGATCTGGCCCTTTGAAACGCCCGGCAACCTGGTTCAGCCACCAAGGTGCCACAGCCTTTCCGAGAGGAAAACGATGCGGCCTGAAAAAGCAA
This window harbors:
- a CDS encoding tetratricopeptide repeat protein, which translates into the protein MRKSGQAAVQPDGDTGKTKRSPKERAIVWGLIAAALVVILIEWNARSGYSKSLAALQKRIELSDQPNGEPFRLDEAKSMVTGFPLGTEELTDRGKRLQYHWFSLFRNYDLQLTTDDEDIILALKTEADPSGEAPPQLAAPQNQAQPNTPTIAAHQLSLPDKGLDRELKDEVVLSTDQLDSQVDELQGILTREIVRQALLIGGRDGLGRKTRDTSLRGDVKLIENPERFPIQLITHINRNREVSIDLILPYKTELPYRWNSEPFILPEENAFEALVEQSEALSRDGFVDALKEAGFSGKAADWKAESEIPEKTLKQIKEWSFISQYTIAQDMHAAIATEGESPERLAMLARAYANLGSLTERFQSPAHKVFKARALLYAERLTDRCEDSPWSLAHRAYVRTFVGRHQSAIADLKTLESTEKNKDTKRPLPDWLELIEAYCLYQPEVLKKATRDENLQYMAIYLRALQTDPVLDGQAAGTRTEELLAVEPACIRALDYLNDLESFQHLSELTEVRQKQIWEQLYKKLQAGNLPAEIKEPLDDHMAFLFKVKTKLPFRNQITRQLQNTITHDQEPSINALGQLLQEVSYLQACRRLYFLTEFLSRSADDDIAEVQSLLAGHPYAPYIKIYSSVPAEVQETYRKLLANYDPTELELSSAKLITGSYGYLKYEDYDKIKAAAVANQDHIFQDQLQYQRFLVKQKMYSRNLLGDIARLMLEISPHQPQTVSLNIDANKGYADQHHTEIVEKYGDNPEILSAMGKRHLRELNDEKAEEILFRRLEFTKDFQTYNSLAELYMRRGEMEKWLDIMKKSLRVPTTGLENAEIRSKIAYYYMGEGKWKEAEPYAMDAAKTYSAWGLICGAHYLEGVGQLDAAEELMENCSKRYEANAAGWYFWCIRTNHGDQKTARLLAERMILEHPYPDHYTRTLEIAVIHLMQGSKKEAYENFLTAYQKHHDGYCGLHAALLADELELTYERDELLKGIAGLWNRDYASAELANYFQRMLQEKDPIKWDPDWFQSLMVHQPVGTPTNFYFFAGKFLKLRGQDELAETYLQLAAASPDTSKYNCALASQYLRALDKKIEPRRIKELTADFNDVKQQAGHAAYLVQRGKREEAIQAYDDILKSHPELTGVLISRAQEFERLGRYESAIADYQRVIELDPENWIPHKCLAMAYGASEDEKIRDSALSLQHAQRAYDLLPTRYWVIYGALAVAYAAQGEFDKAIEFQKETLERAPTMEKNAVNRRLRQFNEGKPYIRSVAD